From Tiliqua scincoides isolate rTilSci1 chromosome 2, rTilSci1.hap2, whole genome shotgun sequence, the proteins below share one genomic window:
- the FAM221B gene encoding protein FAM221B gives MEESATEDVPEGTSSPSSVMEEEALRTSSTAREVEEEEVILPTSTEGEEDTIEPMSTSVDGEEDLKDTSLPPSEWETSELLAPQEESPSGTSSPTLEGSENLSSSTPSSLPTSPLSWKMPQEGMQPIEEGDLSEARQETSLAGESSSSQPQRSLVVAPKNAKKKAVAKKGALNYTVRPVVPAEKAELLSVAKAMHRENFAKNVKALFHLEKEAAMKSIETGLYIGWRCPEYLWDCFRVGDESKCFCGHLLKQHQVYVERRATVPCTLPKCRCQGFTFIPSHPEEVGEFWLRRRTGFDPAAWRAKCRCKHTHEEHAATGARACSVRGCCCMAFTSNFLCAACDRRWEEHETFFESEETRRKGGRPCGEAYLPFAEMPELHNAVLTGRSEDNSAYQALLVQGLPAPPGSRALPLPPSGPRRILEKDDKKA, from the exons ATGGAAGAATCGGCCACTGAAGATGTGCCAGAGGGGACCTCGTCTCCATCTTCAGTCATGGAGGAGGAAGCTTTGAGGACCTCTTCCACAGCCcgagaggtggaggaggaggaggtgattcTGCCTACATCCACAGAGGGGGAAGAGGACACGATCGAGCCAATGTCCACATCTGTGGATGGAGAGGAGGACCTCAAGGACACGTCCCTCCCACCCTCAGAGTGGGAGACCTCTGAGCTGCTGGCTCCACAGGAGGAGAGCCCAAGCGGAACGTCTTCTCCCACTCTGGAGGGCTCTGAGAACCTCTCCTCATCCACGCCCTCCTCTCTGCCAACATCCCCTCTCTCCTGGAAGATGCCCCAAGAAGGGATGCAGCCCATCGAGGAAGGAGACCTCAGTGAGGCGAGGCAAGAGACCAGCCTGGCAGGGGAGAGCTCCAGCTCCCAGCCCCAGAGGAGCCTGGTGGTGGCACCAAAGAATGCCAAGAAGAAAGCGGTGGCTAAGAAAGGAGCTCTAA ACTACACAGTGAGGCCGGTGGTGCCAGCTGAGAAGGCGGAGCTACTGTCCGTGGCCAAAGCGATGCATCGGGAGAACTTTGCCAAGAATGTCAAGGCTCTTTTCCACCTGGAGAAGGAGGCAGCCATGAAGTCCATCGAGACAG GTCTCTACATTGGGTGGCGCTGCCCCGAGTACCTGTGGGACTGCTTCCGTGTGGGGGATGAGTCCAAGTGTTTCTGCGGCCATCTGTTGAAGCAGCACCAGGTTTATGTGG AGAGGCGGGCGACTGTGCCCTGCACCCTGCCCAAGTGCAGGTGTCAGGGCTTCACCTTCATCCCATCGCACCCAGAGGAAGTGGGGGAATTCTGGCTGCGGAGGAGGACAGGCTTCGATCCGGCTGCCTGGCGAGCAAAATGCCGCTGCAAGCACACTCACGAGGAGCACGCAGCGACCGGCGCTCGCGCCTGCAGTGTCCGAG GCTGCTGCTGCATGGCGTTTACTTCCAACTTCCTGTGCGCAGCCTGCGACCGGCGCTGGGAGGAGCACGAGACCTTCTTTGAGTCAGAGGAGACACGTCGCAAAGGTGGCCGGCCCTGCG GAGAAGCCTACCTGCCCTTTGCCGAGATGCCTGAGCTGCACAATGCAGTGCTGACGGGGCGCTCCGAGGACAACTCTGCCTACCAGGCCCTCCTGGTCCAGGGCCTGCCTGCCCCACCTGGCTCACGtgctctgcctcttcccccctcaGGGCCGCGGAGGATTTTGGAGAAGGATGACAAAAAGGCCTGA